In Phreatobacter oligotrophus, the following are encoded in one genomic region:
- the odhB gene encoding 2-oxoglutarate dehydrogenase complex dihydrolipoyllysine-residue succinyltransferase encodes MATEIRVPTLGESVSEATVAKWFKKPGEAVKQDEPLVELETDKVTLEVNAPASGTLAEIIADSGTTVGVAALLGQITEGGAAAAAPAKSEAPKAAAPAPAPAPAPAAAAPAKAASADNGPAVARIAAETGVNPAAVAGTGKDGRVTKGDMLAAVATGVSAPAPAPVVAAPRPASQPVDAAREERVRMTKLRQTIARRLKEAQNTAAMLTTFNEVDMTAVMTLRNQYKDIFEKKHGVKLGFMGFFVRACVQALKDIPAVNAEIDGTDLIYKNFCHVGVAVGTDKGLVVPVVRDADRMGIAEIEKTIADFGKRARDGKLSIEEMQGGTFTISNGGVYGSLMSTPILNAPQSGILGMHKIQDRPMVIGGKIEIRPMMYLALSYDHRIVDGKEAVTFLVRVKESLEDPARLVMDL; translated from the coding sequence ATGGCCACCGAAATCCGCGTTCCGACGCTCGGCGAATCCGTTTCCGAGGCGACCGTCGCCAAGTGGTTCAAGAAGCCCGGCGAGGCGGTGAAGCAGGACGAGCCGCTGGTGGAGCTGGAGACCGACAAGGTCACGCTCGAGGTCAACGCGCCCGCCTCCGGCACGCTCGCTGAGATCATCGCCGATTCCGGCACGACGGTGGGCGTCGCCGCCCTGCTCGGCCAGATCACCGAAGGCGGCGCCGCCGCTGCTGCCCCGGCCAAGTCCGAGGCGCCCAAGGCTGCGGCCCCGGCCCCGGCCCCGGCTCCGGCGCCGGCCGCTGCCGCTCCGGCCAAGGCGGCGTCCGCCGACAATGGCCCGGCAGTCGCCCGCATCGCTGCCGAGACCGGCGTCAATCCGGCTGCCGTCGCCGGCACCGGCAAGGATGGCCGCGTGACCAAGGGCGACATGCTCGCCGCCGTCGCCACCGGCGTGAGCGCCCCGGCGCCCGCCCCGGTCGTCGCCGCCCCGCGCCCGGCCTCCCAGCCGGTGGATGCGGCGCGCGAGGAGCGCGTGCGCATGACCAAGCTGCGCCAGACCATCGCCCGCCGCCTCAAGGAGGCGCAGAACACCGCCGCCATGCTGACGACCTTCAACGAGGTCGACATGACCGCGGTCATGACGCTGCGCAACCAGTACAAGGACATCTTCGAGAAGAAGCACGGCGTGAAGCTCGGCTTCATGGGCTTCTTCGTGCGGGCCTGCGTCCAGGCGCTGAAGGACATCCCGGCGGTCAATGCCGAGATCGACGGCACCGACCTCATCTACAAGAACTTCTGCCATGTCGGCGTCGCCGTCGGCACGGACAAGGGCCTCGTCGTGCCGGTGGTGCGTGACGCGGACCGCATGGGCATCGCCGAGATCGAGAAGACCATCGCCGATTTCGGCAAGCGCGCCCGCGACGGCAAGCTCTCCATCGAGGAGATGCAGGGCGGCACCTTCACCATCTCGAACGGTGGCGTCTACGGCTCGCTGATGTCGACGCCGATCCTCAACGCGCCGCAGTCTGGCATCCTCGGCATGCACAAGATCCAGGACCGCCCGATGGTCATCGGCGGCAAGATCGAGATCCGCCCGATGATGTATCTGGCGCTCTCCTACGACCACCGGATCGTCGACGGCAAGGAAGCCGTGACCTTCCTGGTGCGCGTCAAGGAGAGCCTCGAGGATCCGGCCCGCCTGGTCATGGACCTCTGA
- a CDS encoding SDR family oxidoreductase codes for MSKGVVIVTGSSRGIGRACALLAAERGYDVVVNYTANAAAAQEVVAGINARGAQAIAVKGDIAEEADILGLFAAADRLGPLVGLINNAGVVSLSGRVETYTADRLHRLLNINVVGTILCSREAVKRMSTKHGGKGGAIVNISSVAAVLGSPNEYVDYAASKGAVDSFTVGLAKEVATEGIRVNAVRPGMITTDIHEASGDPGRVERIRPTIPMQRIGEPHEIATAALWLLSEEASYCTGTFITISGGR; via the coding sequence ATGTCGAAGGGCGTCGTCATCGTCACCGGCTCGAGCCGCGGCATCGGGCGCGCCTGCGCCCTGCTCGCCGCCGAGCGCGGCTACGACGTGGTGGTCAACTACACCGCCAATGCAGCCGCCGCGCAGGAGGTCGTCGCCGGGATCAATGCCCGCGGCGCCCAGGCCATCGCGGTGAAGGGCGACATCGCCGAGGAGGCCGACATTCTCGGCCTCTTCGCCGCCGCCGACCGCCTTGGCCCCCTCGTCGGCCTCATCAACAATGCCGGCGTGGTCTCGCTCTCCGGCCGCGTCGAGACCTACACGGCCGACCGCCTCCACCGCCTTCTCAACATCAACGTGGTCGGCACCATCCTGTGCTCGCGCGAGGCGGTGAAGCGCATGTCGACCAAGCATGGCGGCAAGGGCGGCGCGATCGTGAACATCTCGTCGGTCGCCGCCGTGCTCGGCAGCCCCAACGAATATGTCGACTATGCCGCCTCCAAGGGCGCGGTAGACAGCTTCACCGTCGGGCTGGCCAAGGAGGTCGCGACCGAGGGCATCCGCGTCAACGCGGTGCGCCCCGGCATGATCACCACCGACATTCACGAGGCGAGCGGCGATCCCGGCCGCGTCGAGCGCATCCGTCCCACCATCCCGATGCAGCGGATCGGCGAGCCGCACGAGATCGCGACCGCCGCGCTCTGGCTCCTCTCGGAGGAAGCCTCCTACTGCACCGGTACCTTCATCACCATATCAGGCGGGCGCTGA
- the lpdA gene encoding dihydrolipoyl dehydrogenase, with protein sequence MSYDLIVIGTGPGGYVCAIRAAQLGLKVAVVEKRKTHGGTCLNVGCIPSKALLHASELFDEAGHGFKALGIDVPAPKLNLKQMMVHKQETIDANVGGVAFLLKKHKVDQHFGTGTITAPGKVLVAADDGKVTEIEGKSIVIATGSDVAQLPGVAIDEKQIVSSTGALELAKVPSKLVVIGAGVIGLELGSVWRRLGAEVHVIEYLDRILPGMDAEVAKQFHRILGKQGFTFQLGSKVTGAKASKKGVSLTVEPAAGGAAETIEAEVVLVAIGRRPYTDGLGLEAVGVATERGRVIIDDHFKTNVPGIYAIGDVVRGPMLAHKAEDEGVAVAEIIAGKAGHVNYNCIPGVVYTYPEVATVGKSEEDLKAAGIAYNVGKFPFTANGRARANRATDGFVKVLADAATDKVLGVHIVGAGAGEMIHEAVVLMEFGGSSEDLARSTHAHPTMSEAVKEAALAVDKRAIHM encoded by the coding sequence ATGTCCTACGATCTCATCGTCATCGGCACCGGCCCTGGCGGCTATGTCTGCGCCATCCGCGCCGCCCAGCTCGGCCTCAAGGTGGCCGTGGTCGAGAAGCGCAAGACCCATGGCGGGACCTGCCTGAACGTCGGCTGCATCCCCTCCAAGGCGCTGCTGCACGCCTCCGAGCTGTTCGACGAGGCGGGCCATGGCTTCAAGGCGCTCGGCATCGACGTGCCGGCGCCGAAGCTCAACCTCAAGCAGATGATGGTGCACAAGCAGGAGACCATCGACGCCAATGTCGGCGGCGTCGCCTTCCTGCTGAAGAAGCACAAGGTCGATCAGCATTTCGGCACCGGAACGATCACCGCGCCGGGCAAGGTCTTGGTCGCGGCCGATGACGGCAAGGTCACGGAGATCGAGGGCAAGTCCATCGTCATCGCCACCGGCTCGGACGTCGCCCAGCTGCCGGGCGTCGCCATCGACGAGAAGCAGATCGTCTCCTCCACCGGCGCGCTCGAGCTCGCCAAGGTGCCGTCCAAGCTCGTGGTGATCGGCGCCGGCGTCATCGGCCTCGAGCTCGGCTCGGTCTGGCGCCGCCTCGGCGCCGAGGTCCATGTCATCGAGTATCTCGACCGCATCCTCCCGGGCATGGATGCCGAGGTCGCCAAGCAGTTCCACCGCATCCTCGGCAAGCAGGGCTTCACCTTCCAGCTCGGCTCCAAGGTGACCGGCGCCAAGGCCTCGAAGAAGGGCGTCAGCCTGACCGTCGAGCCGGCGGCTGGCGGCGCGGCTGAGACGATCGAGGCCGAGGTGGTGCTGGTCGCCATCGGCCGCCGCCCCTACACGGACGGGCTCGGCCTCGAGGCGGTCGGCGTCGCCACCGAGCGTGGCCGTGTGATCATCGACGACCACTTCAAGACCAACGTGCCCGGCATCTATGCCATCGGTGACGTGGTGCGCGGTCCGATGCTCGCCCACAAGGCGGAGGATGAGGGCGTCGCCGTTGCCGAGATCATCGCCGGCAAGGCCGGCCACGTGAACTACAACTGCATTCCCGGCGTGGTCTACACCTATCCGGAGGTCGCGACGGTCGGGAAGAGCGAAGAGGACCTCAAGGCCGCCGGCATCGCCTACAATGTCGGCAAGTTCCCCTTCACCGCCAATGGCCGCGCCCGCGCCAATCGCGCCACGGACGGCTTCGTGAAGGTGCTGGCGGATGCCGCCACCGACAAGGTGCTCGGCGTCCATATCGTCGGCGCCGGCGCTGGCGAGATGATCCACGAGGCCGTGGTGCTCATGGAATTCGGCGGTTCGTCCGAGGACCTCGCCCGCTCCACCCACGCCCATCCGACCATGTCGGAGGCGGTGAAGGAGGCGGCCCTCGCCGTCGACAAGCGCGCCATCCACATGTGA
- a CDS encoding S8 family peptidase yields MPQPSDDRPLRPTRGVLAGFLAVLAASTMLVAADSRPAQAQFGISIGGIGIGGGGLRSRGPRIGLPAGGAPAIQRIPGGRVPGMAMPRGGRVIEGGRVIDGGRGGRFVDGPVRGQRPGRVASPGRYGDDAGTVRPGAQRPGGSSAATRPPATRPPGTRPPGNRPPDGRPPGARPPVVVGLPPPVIVLPPGGGGRLPPVGPPPGGGGLPPRGPGFGPAAAGAAAVFGAPALISAARAAPEPRDVPGLPDPNERRYLPDEVLFVLAPNAPAPTLRNVVRRFNLTLIAEERFDLVGATVHRYRIPNRTTVPAAVRAMSAVRGVGYVQPNYLFERPNYVFRLQSASTTQGGGASLQYVVEQLRLPEAHLLSRGAQVPIAVIDSGVEATHPEMTGRIAKTFDAVGGPFQSHEHGTGMAGAIVAHAQLTGISPGANIFAARAFAPGQSTGASGTSFHILKAMDWSIREGARVINMSFAGPRDPMMTRAIQVAASRRIAMVAAMGNEGPGAPISYPAADPDVIAVTATDQAGQLFQAASRGGHVTVAAPGVDIILPAPRGGYQMSSGTSVAAAHVSGIAALLIERQPDIDPAQLRQILRETARRGAAADPQLGAGLADPVPALNAAVRPDASSAPMVAAPPVTPAPDAPVVPGATAEAPPATEPGAAPRQATVAPGKPGKVTTD; encoded by the coding sequence ATGCCTCAGCCGTCAGACGATCGACCGCTCCGCCCGACCCGCGGCGTCCTTGCCGGGTTCCTCGCCGTGCTCGCCGCCTCGACCATGCTGGTCGCGGCCGACAGCCGGCCGGCCCAGGCGCAGTTCGGCATCTCCATCGGTGGCATCGGCATCGGCGGTGGGGGCCTGCGCAGCCGTGGTCCCCGCATCGGCCTCCCCGCGGGCGGCGCTCCCGCCATCCAGCGCATTCCCGGCGGCCGCGTCCCCGGCATGGCCATGCCGCGTGGCGGTCGCGTCATCGAGGGTGGCCGCGTCATCGATGGCGGACGTGGCGGCCGTTTCGTCGATGGTCCCGTCCGTGGCCAACGCCCGGGCCGCGTGGCGTCGCCAGGCCGTTATGGCGATGATGCCGGCACGGTTCGTCCGGGCGCCCAGCGTCCCGGTGGCAGCTCGGCGGCGACCCGTCCCCCCGCCACGCGCCCCCCGGGCACCCGTCCCCCCGGCAATCGCCCACCCGATGGCCGCCCGCCGGGAGCACGCCCGCCCGTCGTCGTCGGCCTGCCGCCTCCGGTGATCGTCCTGCCGCCCGGCGGCGGCGGTCGCCTGCCGCCCGTCGGCCCGCCCCCCGGGGGCGGAGGCCTGCCGCCGCGCGGTCCGGGATTTGGTCCGGCTGCCGCAGGCGCCGCGGCCGTCTTCGGCGCGCCGGCCCTCATTTCCGCCGCCCGCGCCGCGCCCGAGCCGCGCGACGTTCCGGGCCTTCCCGATCCCAACGAGCGCCGCTACCTGCCCGACGAGGTGCTCTTCGTCCTCGCGCCCAATGCTCCGGCGCCGACGCTGCGCAATGTCGTACGTCGCTTCAACCTGACGCTGATCGCCGAGGAGCGCTTCGACCTCGTCGGCGCCACGGTCCATCGCTATCGCATTCCCAACCGGACCACCGTGCCGGCGGCGGTCCGCGCCATGTCCGCCGTGCGCGGCGTCGGCTATGTGCAGCCGAACTATCTGTTCGAGCGGCCGAACTATGTCTTCCGCCTGCAGAGCGCCTCCACCACCCAGGGCGGCGGCGCCAGCCTGCAATATGTCGTCGAGCAGCTCCGCCTGCCCGAGGCTCATCTCCTCTCCCGCGGCGCGCAGGTGCCGATCGCGGTGATCGATTCCGGCGTCGAGGCGACGCATCCCGAAATGACCGGCCGGATCGCCAAGACCTTCGATGCGGTGGGTGGCCCCTTCCAGTCGCATGAGCACGGCACCGGCATGGCGGGCGCCATCGTCGCCCATGCCCAGCTCACCGGCATCTCGCCGGGCGCCAACATCTTTGCCGCGCGCGCCTTCGCCCCCGGCCAGAGCACGGGGGCCTCGGGCACCAGCTTCCACATCCTCAAGGCCATGGACTGGTCGATCCGCGAGGGTGCCCGCGTCATCAACATGAGCTTTGCCGGCCCGCGCGATCCGATGATGACCCGCGCCATCCAGGTGGCGGCCTCGCGCCGCATCGCCATGGTCGCGGCCATGGGCAACGAGGGCCCCGGCGCGCCGATCTCCTATCCCGCCGCCGACCCGGACGTCATCGCCGTCACGGCCACCGACCAGGCGGGCCAGCTCTTCCAGGCGGCGTCCCGCGGCGGCCATGTGACGGTCGCCGCCCCCGGCGTCGACATCATCCTGCCGGCGCCCCGCGGCGGCTACCAGATGTCGTCGGGCACCTCCGTCGCCGCCGCCCATGTGAGCGGCATCGCGGCGCTGCTCATTGAGCGCCAGCCCGACATCGACCCGGCGCAGCTGCGCCAGATCCTCCGAGAGACCGCGCGCCGCGGCGCGGCGGCCGATCCGCAGCTCGGCGCCGGCCTTGCCGATCCTGTCCCCGCCCTGAACGCGGCCGTCCGCCCGGACGCCTCCTCGGCTCCGATGGTGGCAGCGCCGCCGGTCACGCCGGCCCCCGACGCTCCGGTGGTCCCGGGCGCCACGGCCGAGGCTCCGCCGGCGACGGAACCGGGGGCCGCTCCGCGCCAGGCGACCGTCGCGCCGGGCAAGCCGGGCAAGGTCACCACCGACTGA
- a CDS encoding sigma-70 family RNA polymerase sigma factor has product MQSDSDQDLILRVAKGDRLAFRTLYARHNVRVFRFILRFVRDEVQAEDLIGEVFLDVWRQADRFEGRSSVSTWILGMARFKALSSLRKTTEAELDEEQAAAIADDADTPETVSQKLDKAKAIRRCIDQLSPEHREIVDLVYYQEKSISEVAEIVQIPENTVKTRMFYARKRLQELMQSAGVDRGWP; this is encoded by the coding sequence ATGCAGTCTGACAGCGACCAGGATCTCATCCTCCGGGTTGCCAAAGGCGATCGTCTCGCCTTTCGGACCCTCTATGCCCGCCACAATGTCCGCGTGTTCCGGTTCATTCTCCGGTTCGTCAGGGACGAAGTGCAGGCCGAGGATCTGATCGGCGAAGTCTTCCTGGACGTGTGGCGGCAGGCCGACCGGTTCGAGGGGCGCTCCAGCGTCTCGACCTGGATCCTTGGAATGGCCCGCTTCAAGGCGTTGTCCTCGTTGAGGAAGACGACCGAAGCGGAGCTCGACGAGGAGCAAGCCGCCGCCATCGCGGACGACGCGGACACACCCGAGACGGTGTCTCAGAAGCTGGACAAGGCAAAGGCCATCCGCCGCTGCATCGACCAGCTTTCGCCCGAGCACCGGGAAATTGTCGATCTCGTCTACTACCAGGAGAAATCCATCTCCGAAGTGGCCGAGATCGTCCAGATCCCGGAGAACACCGTCAAGACGCGCATGTTCTATGCGCGCAAGAGGCTCCAGGAGCTCATGCAGAGCGCCGGAGTCGATCGAGGTTGGCCATGA
- a CDS encoding MaoC family dehydratase, translating to MPKTNPGRFFEDFRLGDRLVHATPRTVTTGDAALYTALYGTRFAVQSSDAFARAIGYPKSPLDDLLVFHVVFGKTVPDVSLNAVANLGYAGCRFLAPVYPGDTLSTVSEVIGLKENSNRKTGVVYVRSVGTNQHGDTVLDYVRWVMVRKRDEAAPAPEEHVPALPKALEPDQLGDACPVIDPEAYDTVLAGQRHRLNDYVAGECIDHVDGMTVEEAEHMLATRLYQNTAKVHFNQFTEGQGRFGRRLIYGGHVISLARALSFNGLANAFHIAAINGGRHVAPLFAGNTVFAWSQILAVEELPGRDDVGALRIRTVATKDRPCGDYPLKAGDDYDPAVILDLDYWALIPR from the coding sequence ATGCCGAAGACCAATCCCGGACGTTTCTTCGAGGATTTCCGCCTCGGCGACAGGCTCGTCCACGCCACCCCGCGCACCGTCACGACGGGCGATGCCGCGCTCTACACGGCGCTCTACGGCACCCGCTTCGCCGTCCAGTCCTCCGACGCCTTCGCCCGCGCCATCGGCTATCCGAAGAGCCCCCTCGACGACCTCCTCGTCTTCCACGTCGTCTTCGGCAAGACCGTGCCGGATGTGTCGCTGAACGCGGTGGCCAATCTCGGCTATGCCGGTTGCCGTTTCCTCGCGCCCGTCTATCCCGGCGACACGCTCTCCACCGTCTCCGAGGTCATCGGCCTGAAGGAGAACTCCAACCGCAAGACCGGCGTCGTCTATGTCCGCTCGGTCGGCACCAACCAGCACGGCGACACCGTGCTGGACTATGTGCGCTGGGTCATGGTGAGGAAGCGCGATGAGGCCGCGCCCGCGCCGGAGGAGCATGTGCCGGCCCTGCCGAAGGCGCTGGAGCCCGACCAGCTCGGCGATGCCTGCCCGGTGATCGACCCCGAGGCCTATGACACGGTGCTCGCCGGCCAGCGCCACCGCCTCAACGACTATGTCGCCGGCGAGTGCATCGACCATGTCGACGGCATGACCGTGGAGGAGGCCGAGCACATGCTGGCGACGCGCCTCTACCAGAACACGGCGAAGGTCCATTTCAACCAGTTCACGGAAGGCCAGGGCCGTTTCGGCCGCCGCCTCATCTATGGCGGCCACGTCATCTCCCTCGCCCGCGCCCTCTCCTTCAACGGCCTCGCCAACGCCTTCCACATCGCGGCGATCAATGGCGGGCGGCATGTCGCCCCGCTTTTCGCCGGCAACACCGTCTTCGCCTGGTCGCAGATCCTCGCCGTCGAGGAGCTTCCCGGCCGCGACGATGTCGGCGCCCTGCGCATCCGCACCGTCGCCACCAAGGACCGCCCCTGCGGCGACTATCCGCTGAAGGCGGGGGACGATTACGACCCCGCGGTAATCCTCGATCTCGACTACTGGGCGCTCATTCCCCGTTGA
- a CDS encoding Maf-like protein — protein sequence MAPTPVPGRPKLVLASASPRRLALLQQAGIEPDTLVPAEIDETPFPRESPRKLALRLAREKAAEAARRLRDDPDWSGSVIISADTVVCVGRRILPKAETVEEAAACIRLLSGRAHRVYTGLCRVDQAGRVSTKLVETRVRFKRLSGAEIDAYLGSGEWRGKAGGYAIQGIAGAFVLSLVGSYTNVVGLPLAEAVGLIGATGYPVTLGWIAKG from the coding sequence ATGGCCCCCACTCCCGTACCCGGCCGACCCAAGCTGGTCCTCGCCTCGGCCTCGCCGCGCCGCCTCGCCCTGCTGCAGCAGGCGGGGATCGAGCCGGACACGCTGGTGCCGGCGGAGATCGACGAGACGCCCTTCCCGCGCGAGAGCCCGCGGAAGCTCGCCCTGCGCCTCGCGCGCGAGAAGGCCGCCGAGGCCGCCCGCCGCCTGCGCGATGATCCGGACTGGTCGGGCTCCGTCATCATCTCCGCCGATACGGTGGTCTGCGTCGGCCGCCGCATCCTGCCCAAGGCCGAGACGGTGGAGGAGGCCGCCGCCTGCATCCGCCTGCTCTCGGGCCGCGCGCACCGCGTCTATACGGGCCTCTGCCGCGTCGACCAGGCCGGCCGCGTCAGCACCAAGCTGGTCGAGACCCGCGTGCGCTTCAAGCGCCTCTCGGGCGCCGAGATCGACGCCTATCTCGGTTCGGGCGAATGGCGCGGCAAGGCCGGCGGCTATGCCATCCAGGGCATTGCCGGCGCCTTCGTCCTGTCGCTCGTCGGCTCCTACACCAATGTCGTCGGCCTGCCGCTCGCCGAGGCCGTCGGCCTCATCGGCGCGACGGGCTATCCGGTGACCCTCGGCTGGATCGCCAAGGGTTGA
- the yacG gene encoding DNA gyrase inhibitor YacG — MNPVNDNDRPLDPPKACSICGKPATVRYKPFCSKRCADIDLNRWFSGTYAIPVAEDPDEDGEDADRR; from the coding sequence ATGAATCCTGTCAACGACAACGACCGACCGCTCGACCCGCCCAAGGCCTGCAGCATCTGCGGCAAGCCGGCGACCGTGCGCTACAAGCCCTTCTGTTCGAAGCGCTGCGCCGATATCGACCTCAACCGCTGGTTCAGCGGCACCTATGCCATCCCCGTCGCCGAGGACCCTGACGAGGATGGCGAGGACGCTGACCGCCGCTGA
- a CDS encoding aldo/keto reductase, protein MGTVPTIRLPDGTAVPVLGQGTWTIADRPARRASAMAALRAGLDAGLTLIDTAEMYGDGAAEELIGEAIAGRRDEAYLASKVYPHNAGRRSAIEACERSLRRLGTDRLDLYLLHWRGSIPLAETVAAFERLRETGKIRAWGVSNFDRDDMEELLDEGGAAVAVNQVLYNCLRRGIEFDLLPWQAQRGIPVMAYSPVEQGRLTRDPVLAAIAARHPGATAAQVALAFTLRRGGVIAIPQMASPEHISENRPAVDLTLTDQDMAEIDRAFPPPARKRSLEMI, encoded by the coding sequence ATGGGAACCGTTCCAACCATCCGCCTGCCGGACGGCACCGCCGTCCCCGTGCTCGGACAGGGCACCTGGACCATCGCCGACCGCCCGGCGCGGCGCGCCTCAGCCATGGCGGCGCTGCGGGCGGGCCTCGATGCCGGCCTGACCCTCATCGACACGGCCGAGATGTATGGCGACGGCGCCGCCGAGGAGCTCATCGGCGAGGCCATCGCCGGCCGCCGCGACGAGGCCTATCTCGCCTCCAAGGTCTATCCGCACAATGCCGGCCGGCGCAGCGCCATCGAGGCCTGCGAGCGCTCGCTGCGCCGCCTCGGGACCGACCGGCTGGACCTCTATCTCCTCCACTGGCGCGGTTCGATCCCGCTCGCCGAGACGGTCGCGGCCTTCGAGCGGCTGCGCGAGACCGGCAAGATCCGCGCCTGGGGCGTCTCCAACTTCGACCGCGACGACATGGAGGAGCTGCTGGACGAGGGCGGCGCCGCGGTGGCCGTGAACCAGGTGCTCTACAACTGCCTGCGGCGCGGCATCGAGTTCGACCTCCTCCCCTGGCAGGCCCAGCGCGGCATTCCGGTCATGGCCTATTCGCCGGTGGAACAGGGGCGCCTGACGCGCGACCCCGTGCTCGCGGCCATCGCCGCCCGCCATCCCGGCGCGACCGCCGCGCAGGTGGCCCTCGCCTTCACGCTGCGGCGGGGCGGGGTGATCGCCATTCCGCAGATGGCGAGCCCCGAGCACATCTCCGAGAACCGGCCGGCGGTCGATCTGACCCTCACCGACCAGGACATGGCCGAGATCGACCGCGCCTTCCCGCCGCCCGCCCGCAAGCGCTCGCTGGAGATGATCTGA
- a CDS encoding Bug family tripartite tricarboxylate transporter substrate binding protein: protein MSATSRRSVLAAMGGVAAASILPARAQAFPSKRVTLLVPFPPGGPVDLTARQIGQKISEYWNQAVIIENRPGADAVIGAQAVQRADPDGHTLLVCAIHHTVHPSLKASLPYDFLTEFVPVSGAGIFPIIVCAHPSLPVSTVGELAAYAKANPGKLAYGSAGVGGGTHLAGELFKSMTGTDLLHVAHRGSAPAMNSLLGNHVQLMFADGPTAVPQVQSKTVKALGISPARLSLLPDIPTMGEAGLPGYEAYSWSGIVAPKGTPADVVTAINAAMTRALKEAETKEKFERFGAQPAPQTPREFGAFLKAETAKWSKVVADANIPKQQ from the coding sequence ATGTCCGCCACCAGCCGCCGTTCCGTCCTCGCCGCCATGGGCGGCGTCGCCGCGGCCTCGATCCTGCCGGCGCGGGCCCAGGCCTTTCCCTCCAAGCGCGTGACGCTGCTCGTGCCCTTCCCGCCGGGTGGGCCGGTCGATCTCACGGCCCGGCAGATCGGCCAGAAAATCTCCGAATACTGGAACCAGGCGGTCATCATCGAGAACCGTCCGGGCGCCGATGCGGTGATCGGCGCCCAGGCCGTCCAGCGCGCCGATCCGGACGGGCATACGCTCCTTGTCTGCGCCATCCACCACACCGTGCATCCGAGCCTCAAGGCCAGCCTGCCCTATGACTTCCTCACCGAGTTCGTGCCGGTGAGCGGCGCCGGCATCTTCCCCATCATCGTCTGCGCCCATCCCTCGCTGCCGGTCTCGACGGTGGGCGAGCTCGCGGCCTATGCGAAGGCCAATCCGGGCAAGCTCGCCTATGGCTCGGCCGGCGTTGGCGGCGGCACGCACCTTGCCGGCGAGCTGTTCAAGAGCATGACCGGCACGGACCTCCTGCATGTCGCCCATCGCGGCAGCGCGCCGGCCATGAACAGCCTCCTCGGCAACCACGTGCAGCTGATGTTCGCCGATGGGCCAACGGCGGTCCCGCAGGTGCAGTCCAAGACCGTCAAGGCGCTGGGCATCAGCCCGGCGCGGCTGTCGCTGCTGCCGGACATCCCGACCATGGGCGAGGCGGGCCTTCCCGGCTACGAGGCCTATTCCTGGTCCGGCATCGTCGCGCCCAAAGGCACGCCGGCCGATGTCGTCACCGCCATCAACGCCGCCATGACGCGGGCGCTGAAGGAGGCGGAGACGAAGGAAAAGTTCGAGCGCTTCGGCGCCCAGCCCGCTCCGCAGACGCCGCGGGAATTCGGCGCCTTCCTGAAGGCCGAGACGGCGAAATGGTCTAAGGTCGTGGCCGACGCCAACATCCCGAAGCAGCAATAG